The genome window TCAGGTGGCGCAGCAGGCGGTTTTCAGCCTGCAACAGCCAGATTAGAGAGCGGTTCAGGGGCTGGGGTAGGGCAGCCAAGTCCCCGGTACCACCAGTCTCCGCGGGCTTCGTGCCACTGGTCAGGCGCTGGGCTTGCCGGATCAGGTAGGTTGGGAAAAACAGGGAGAAGTTCCAGTATGAATGGCGCAGCACCTGCAGCTGGCTGGTTTGCAGGGCCTGTTTTAGGGTAGTCCCGGTGTAGCGGCGGAAGTGGCGGTTTACCACGTCGTGTTGGCTCCAAAGCTGCTGATACGCAGGTACGTACACTAGCAGCTGCCCACCGGGCCGCAGCACCCGTCGCCACTCGCGCAGGGCCTGCTGCTCGTCCTCAATGTGCTCCAATACATCGGAGGCGACTACCAGGTCAAAGGAAGCATCCGGAAAGTTCAGCCGGGCTCCGTCCATTACCGACACGTTCGGAATCTGGCGCTGGTGGGCCAAAGCAATGGCTGTTTCGCTGATGTCGATGCCGGTCAGGTTATGGAAGCCGGCCTCTCGTAGCTGCTGCTGCAGGGGCCCGCCAGAGCACCCAATTTCCAAAATAGCCGCCGTAGCCGGCAAACCCAGGCGCTTTATCTGGTCAAACACAATGTCGCGCCGCCCCCGAAACCACCAGTGATTTTCCTCTAGTTGATGATAAAGAGCCTCGTATTGAACTTGCATAAGGCGAAAGTACGGAATGAGTTAACTCCATGCCTGCTACCCAGGCTGAGTTGTCCGTAGTGAGCAGATAGTCAGATTCTAATGGCTAAGCTCGCTACGTTTGGTTTCCAACATCAACCCGCGGTCAGGTGTGCCCTACGGGTAGCAGTTTCCCTAGCTCGCCGGTAGCAGCGCCCGTTGTTAAACGCCGGTACTCACGCCCCGCTATACTGATGCGGTAGATTACAAAAGCGTAACCTGATGGCTGGCAAATACCTTTACTTTTACATTCTGAACCTATTAGCACTTCTTCGCGTGATGAAAAAATTACCCTGGGCCCTGCTGGTGCTGAGCCTGGCTGGCTGTGGTGAAAAAGCCTCCCCCAAGAACCACGACACCTTAATTTCGAACGATTTCGAAAGCCTAGAAGGATGGGTGAACGACTTGAATACCACTTCCCTCACCCGCGAAAAAGCCCACTCTGGCCAGTACTCGCTGAAAGTAGATGGCACCACCGAATACGGCCGTACCTACACC of Hymenobacter sublimis contains these proteins:
- a CDS encoding class I SAM-dependent methyltransferase translates to MQVQYEALYHQLEENHWWFRGRRDIVFDQIKRLGLPATAAILEIGCSGGPLQQQLREAGFHNLTGIDISETAIALAHQRQIPNVSVMDGARLNFPDASFDLVVASDVLEHIEDEQQALREWRRVLRPGGQLLVYVPAYQQLWSQHDVVNRHFRRYTGTTLKQALQTSQLQVLRHSYWNFSLFFPTYLIRQAQRLTSGTKPAETGGTGDLAALPQPLNRSLIWLLQAENRLLRHLNLPVGVSVFALARKPVS